A genomic stretch from Pseudomonas mendocina includes:
- the ptsN gene encoding PTS IIA-like nitrogen regulatory protein PtsN, with the protein MIQLESILTPGRSLVNVPGGSKKRVLEQIANLIARDLPDIDGQDIYESLIAREKLGSTGFGNGIAIPHCRLPGCTTPICALLHLDAAVDFDSIDGAPVDLLFVLLVPEAATDAHLELLRQIASMLDRSDVRANLRQADSSEALYQAVVDAQNQINKG; encoded by the coding sequence ATGATCCAGCTTGAATCCATCCTGACCCCCGGCCGTTCCTTGGTGAACGTGCCGGGAGGCAGCAAAAAACGTGTACTTGAACAGATCGCCAACCTGATTGCTCGGGATCTACCCGATATTGACGGTCAGGACATCTACGAAAGCCTTATTGCCCGTGAAAAGCTCGGATCCACAGGCTTTGGTAACGGCATTGCCATCCCTCATTGCCGCTTGCCGGGCTGCACCACACCGATCTGTGCGTTATTGCATCTCGACGCCGCCGTGGACTTCGACTCAATTGACGGCGCCCCCGTCGATCTATTGTTCGTTCTGCTGGTACCTGAAGCCGCTACCGATGCACACTTGGAACTGCTTCGCCAAATAGCCAGCATGCTCGACCGCAGCGATGTTCGCGCCAACCTGCGCCAGGCTGACTCCAGTGAAGCCCTCTATCAGGCTGTAGTCGACGCCCAGAACCAGATCAACAAGGGTTAA
- the raiA gene encoding ribosome-associated translation inhibitor RaiA produces the protein MQVNISGHQLVVTDALRDYITEKLGRLERHFDKITNVQVILEVEKLKQKIEATLHIAGGEVVANAEHEDMYAAIDLLTDKLDRQLIKYKEKQLDRQQGVTAR, from the coding sequence ATGCAAGTCAACATCAGTGGGCATCAACTGGTTGTGACCGACGCTTTACGCGACTACATCACCGAGAAACTCGGACGATTGGAGCGCCACTTCGACAAGATCACCAATGTTCAGGTCATCTTGGAAGTCGAAAAACTGAAACAGAAAATTGAAGCCACGCTGCATATCGCAGGTGGTGAGGTGGTCGCCAATGCCGAGCATGAAGACATGTACGCGGCCATTGATTTGCTGACCGATAAACTCGATCGACAACTCATCAAATACAAGGAAAAACAGCTCGATCGCCAGCAGGGCGTAACCGCCCGTTGA
- a CDS encoding RNA polymerase factor sigma-54: MKPSLVLKMGQQLTMTPQLQQAIRLLQLSTLDLQQEIQEALESNPMLERQEEGDDFDTSDPMADGAESASSDEQKDASFQESTYQEPTQNIDNLEDGEWNERIPNELPVDTAWEDIYQTSASSLPSNDDDEWDFTTRTSSGESLQSHLLWQLNLAPMSDKDRLIAVTLIDCINDQGYLEESLEEVLESFDPELDVELDEIEAVLHRIQQFEPSGIAARDLSECLLLQLRQLPPHTPWLDEAKRLATDFLDLLGNRDYNQLMRRMKLKEDELRPVIELIQSLNPRPGSQIESSEPEYIVPDVIVRKHNDRWLVELNQDAMPRLRVNAQYASFVKRADSSADNTFMRNQLQEARWFIKSLQSRNETLMKVATQIVEHQRGFLDYGDEAMKPLVLHDIAEAVGMHESTISRVTTQKYMHTPRGIYELKYFFSSHVSTSEGGECSSTAIRAIIKKLVAAESAKKPLSDSKIAGLLEEQGIQVARRTVAKYRESLGIAPSSERKRLI, encoded by the coding sequence ATGAAACCATCGCTAGTCCTGAAGATGGGCCAGCAGCTGACGATGACACCTCAGCTGCAGCAAGCCATCCGCCTCTTACAACTGTCTACCCTCGACCTCCAGCAGGAGATTCAAGAGGCTCTTGAATCCAACCCGATGCTTGAGCGTCAGGAAGAAGGCGACGACTTCGACACCTCGGACCCTATGGCCGACGGCGCAGAGAGCGCTTCCTCTGACGAGCAGAAAGACGCCTCTTTTCAGGAATCCACCTATCAGGAGCCGACCCAGAACATCGACAACCTAGAGGATGGCGAGTGGAACGAGCGCATTCCTAATGAGCTTCCGGTGGACACCGCCTGGGAAGATATTTATCAGACCAGCGCCAGCAGCCTACCAAGCAATGACGACGACGAGTGGGACTTCACAACACGCACCTCTTCGGGTGAAAGCCTGCAGAGCCACCTGCTGTGGCAACTCAATCTGGCGCCGATGTCTGACAAGGATCGCCTGATTGCCGTAACGCTGATTGATTGCATCAATGATCAAGGCTATCTCGAAGAATCCCTCGAGGAAGTACTTGAGTCTTTTGATCCAGAGCTAGACGTAGAACTGGACGAGATAGAAGCCGTTCTGCACCGCATTCAGCAGTTCGAACCGTCTGGGATTGCCGCACGCGACCTGAGCGAATGCCTGCTACTGCAACTGCGCCAGCTCCCCCCCCATACACCCTGGCTGGACGAAGCTAAGCGCCTGGCCACTGACTTCCTCGATCTGCTCGGTAACCGCGACTACAACCAGCTCATGCGCCGCATGAAACTCAAGGAAGATGAGCTGCGCCCGGTCATCGAACTGATCCAGAGTCTCAACCCCCGCCCTGGCTCGCAAATTGAGTCCAGTGAACCCGAGTACATTGTGCCTGACGTCATCGTGCGCAAGCACAACGACCGCTGGCTGGTAGAGCTCAATCAAGACGCCATGCCACGCCTTCGCGTCAACGCGCAATATGCCAGTTTCGTTAAGCGCGCCGATTCCAGTGCCGACAACACGTTTATGCGTAATCAGCTGCAAGAGGCGCGCTGGTTCATCAAGAGCCTGCAAAGCCGCAACGAAACGCTGATGAAGGTCGCGACTCAGATTGTCGAGCACCAGCGTGGCTTCCTCGACTATGGCGACGAAGCTATGAAGCCTCTGGTACTGCACGATATTGCTGAAGCAGTAGGTATGCACGAGTCCACCATTTCTCGTGTGACCACCCAGAAATACATGCACACCCCACGAGGTATATACGAGCTCAAATATTTCTTCTCCAGCCATGTCAGCACCTCAGAAGGTGGCGAATGCTCATCCACAGCGATTCGCGCCATCATTAAAAAACTGGTAGCGGCAGAGAGCGCTAAGAAACCATTGAGCGACAGCAAGATCGCTGGTCTACTGGAGGAGCAAGGTATTCAGGTTGCCCGGCGTACCGTAGCCAAATATCGGGAATCACTCGGCATTGCCCCATCCAGTGAACGCAAGCGGCTGATCTGA
- the lptB gene encoding LPS export ABC transporter ATP-binding protein encodes MATLKAQHLAKSYKSRQVVRDVSLNIESGQIVGLLGPNGAGKTTCFYMIVGLVQADQGRVMIDDLDVSFQPMHGRARAGIGYLPQEASIFRKLSVSDNIMAILETRKDLNAAGRREALEALLQEFHITHIRDNLGMSLSGGERRRVEIARALATNPKFILLDEPFAGVDPISVGDIKQIIHHLKSKGIGVLITDHNVRETLDICETAYIVSDGQLIAEGDAETILANQTVKEVYLGHEFRL; translated from the coding sequence ATGGCAACTTTGAAAGCTCAACATCTGGCTAAGAGCTACAAAAGTCGCCAGGTTGTACGTGACGTTAGCCTGAACATTGAGAGCGGTCAGATCGTTGGATTGCTTGGCCCTAACGGAGCCGGCAAAACCACTTGCTTCTACATGATCGTTGGCTTGGTTCAGGCAGATCAGGGCCGAGTCATGATTGACGACCTTGATGTGAGCTTTCAGCCCATGCATGGCCGCGCCCGCGCGGGCATCGGCTACCTGCCGCAGGAAGCCTCAATCTTCCGCAAGCTAAGCGTATCCGACAACATCATGGCGATCTTGGAAACCCGCAAAGACCTGAATGCTGCAGGCCGACGCGAGGCACTTGAGGCTTTGCTGCAGGAATTCCATATCACCCACATTCGCGACAACCTCGGCATGAGCTTGTCTGGTGGTGAGCGCCGCCGCGTGGAAATCGCCCGTGCGTTGGCAACCAACCCGAAATTTATCCTGCTTGATGAACCCTTTGCCGGTGTAGACCCCATTTCGGTTGGTGATATCAAACAGATCATCCACCACCTGAAATCCAAAGGCATCGGCGTGCTGATCACTGATCACAACGTTCGAGAGACCTTGGACATCTGTGAGACAGCCTACATTGTCAGCGATGGCCAACTGATCGCCGAAGGTGATGCCGAGACAATTCTGGCCAACCAGACCGTGAAAGAAGTCTATCTGGGCCACGAGTTCCGCCTCTGA
- the lptA gene encoding lipopolysaccharide transport periplasmic protein LptA has protein sequence MRLVNTLSAILSLGAAFNCATALALPSDSEQPIRIQADSGELDDKKGVAVYRGDVIITQGSMKVTGDTVTVTRNAQGEVEVFTSVGKPAYYEQKPSADKQIVKAYGLTIQYFMSNDRVVLIDQAKVVQEGNTFEGEKIVYDTKRQIVNAGRATGTNVSAPRPRIDMVIQPKNKPAGQQAQ, from the coding sequence ATGAGGCTCGTTAACACACTCTCCGCAATCCTAAGCCTCGGTGCCGCATTTAACTGCGCGACAGCACTGGCTCTGCCATCCGACAGCGAACAACCCATTCGCATCCAGGCAGACAGCGGGGAACTGGATGACAAAAAAGGCGTTGCGGTCTACCGCGGCGACGTAATCATTACCCAGGGCAGCATGAAAGTTACAGGCGACACTGTGACGGTTACCCGCAACGCCCAAGGCGAAGTTGAAGTATTCACCTCAGTAGGTAAGCCTGCTTATTACGAGCAAAAGCCCTCTGCTGATAAACAAATTGTTAAAGCCTATGGCCTGACCATCCAGTATTTCATGAGCAACGACAGGGTCGTCCTGATCGACCAGGCCAAAGTTGTGCAAGAAGGCAACACCTTCGAAGGCGAGAAAATCGTTTACGACACTAAACGCCAGATCGTTAACGCAGGCCGAGCAACAGGCACTAATGTCAGTGCACCTCGCCCCCGTATCGACATGGTTATACAGCCGAAGAATAAACCAGCCGGACAGCAGGCCCAGTAA
- the lptC gene encoding LPS export ABC transporter periplasmic protein LptC, translating into MPSKAINYALLAIGVLLVGALGYWKNLRPDASTNPAQPDAAKQTIDFYANNTYTIEFQEDGTLDYELLADKVEHVKATDITLVTNPKMDLFRGEEQPWKIQSTRSEVSPGGKEIELIDNVRIERTDEKNRTTILTTTRLTVFPDKEFAQTAQPVKIDAADGVTTAVGMKAYLNDSRMHLLSNVRGQYEAR; encoded by the coding sequence ATGCCCAGCAAAGCCATCAATTATGCACTGTTAGCCATTGGCGTTCTTCTGGTGGGCGCGCTCGGCTATTGGAAGAACCTACGCCCAGACGCATCCACAAATCCAGCACAACCGGATGCTGCGAAACAGACAATCGACTTTTACGCCAACAACACATACACCATTGAGTTTCAGGAAGATGGCACACTCGACTATGAACTGCTTGCTGACAAGGTCGAGCATGTCAAAGCGACCGACATCACCCTGGTGACCAACCCCAAGATGGACTTGTTTCGCGGGGAAGAGCAGCCCTGGAAGATTCAGAGCACTCGCAGCGAAGTCTCTCCGGGCGGAAAAGAAATTGAGCTCATCGATAACGTGCGCATTGAGCGCACCGATGAAAAAAATCGCACAACCATCCTAACCACCACTCGCCTGACCGTGTTCCCTGATAAGGAATTTGCGCAGACCGCCCAACCCGTTAAAATCGACGCGGCCGATGGGGTAACTACAGCTGTAGGGATGAAAGCATACTTGAACGACAGCCGGATGCACCTGCTGTCCAATGTAAGAGGTCAGTATGAGGCTCGTTAA
- a CDS encoding HAD family hydrolase, producing MHDNLLQRGKEIKLAVFDVDGVLTDGKLYFLVDGSEFKTFNTLDGHGIKMLIKSGVRTAIITGRTTAVVERRAKNLGIQHLYQGREDKLVVLDELLSELGLDYSQVAYLGDDLPDLPAIRRVGLGMAVANADAFVREHAHGITQARGGEGAAREFCELIMRAQGTLEAAQAAYL from the coding sequence ATGCACGACAACCTTCTGCAACGTGGCAAAGAAATCAAGCTCGCCGTATTTGATGTGGACGGTGTGCTAACCGATGGAAAGCTCTACTTTTTGGTTGACGGCAGCGAGTTCAAAACCTTTAACACCCTTGACGGCCACGGCATCAAGATGTTGATCAAGTCTGGCGTACGTACCGCCATTATTACTGGTCGCACTACAGCTGTCGTCGAACGACGCGCCAAGAACCTTGGCATCCAGCACCTTTACCAAGGCCGCGAAGACAAACTGGTAGTACTGGATGAACTCCTGAGCGAACTAGGCTTGGACTATTCTCAGGTCGCTTATTTGGGTGACGATTTACCTGATCTGCCTGCTATCCGCCGTGTTGGACTCGGCATGGCTGTTGCAAACGCCGACGCATTCGTACGGGAACACGCCCACGGGATCACCCAAGCCCGAGGTGGAGAAGGTGCAGCCCGTGAGTTCTGTGAATTAATCATGCGCGCCCAAGGCACACTCGAAGCTGCTCAAGCTGCTTACCTATAG
- a CDS encoding KpsF/GutQ family sugar-phosphate isomerase produces the protein MKHSNELIQSAQRTIRLEAEAIQDLLQRINGDFVRACQLILECKGRVVVVGMGKSGHIGNKIAATLASTGTTAFFVHPAEASHGDMGMITRDDVVLALSNSGTTAEIVTLLPLIKRLGITLISMTGNPDSALAQAAEVNLDARVSQEACPLNLAPTSSTTVSLVLGDALAIALLEARGFTAEDFAFSHPGGALGRRLLLKVENVMHGGDDLPNIKRGTSLRDALLEMTQKGLGMTVVTENDGRMAGVFTDGDLRRALDRNIDVRQAIIDDVMTSGGKVARPEMLAAEALKIMEDNKISSLVVIDEQNHPVGAFNLGDLLRAGVM, from the coding sequence ATGAAGCACTCAAACGAACTGATCCAGTCCGCCCAGCGCACCATACGCCTTGAAGCAGAAGCCATTCAGGACCTGCTACAGCGTATAAATGGTGATTTCGTGCGCGCCTGTCAGCTGATTCTTGAGTGCAAGGGGCGCGTCGTTGTGGTGGGAATGGGTAAGTCCGGTCACATCGGCAACAAAATTGCTGCAACCCTCGCCAGCACGGGCACGACAGCCTTTTTCGTACACCCGGCCGAAGCCAGCCATGGCGACATGGGTATGATTACACGCGATGATGTTGTACTGGCCCTATCCAACTCAGGCACTACAGCAGAAATCGTTACCCTACTGCCTTTGATCAAACGCCTAGGCATTACCCTGATCAGTATGACAGGCAACCCCGACTCAGCATTGGCACAGGCCGCCGAGGTGAATTTGGATGCCCGTGTTTCTCAGGAAGCCTGCCCCCTGAACTTGGCGCCGACTTCATCCACAACTGTGTCCCTGGTTCTGGGAGATGCTCTGGCAATCGCGCTTCTCGAAGCGCGCGGCTTTACCGCAGAGGACTTTGCCTTCTCCCACCCTGGTGGTGCCTTAGGCCGCCGCTTGTTACTAAAAGTCGAAAACGTCATGCATGGCGGCGACGACCTGCCCAACATCAAACGGGGTACATCACTGCGCGACGCCCTGCTTGAAATGACCCAAAAGGGCTTGGGTATGACGGTGGTGACTGAAAATGATGGCCGCATGGCAGGAGTCTTCACCGATGGAGACCTACGCCGAGCCTTGGACCGAAACATAGATGTTCGCCAGGCAATTATCGACGATGTTATGACCTCTGGTGGAAAAGTAGCACGCCCAGAAATGCTCGCAGCCGAGGCCCTGAAGATCATGGAAGACAACAAGATCAGCTCGCTGGTGGTCATCGATGAACAAAACCACCCGGTAGGCGCCTTCAACCTTGGCGATCTACTGCGCGCCGGAGTGATGTAA
- a CDS encoding ABC transporter ATP-binding protein: MSAETPYAVELKQLSFKRGERDIFRNIDICIPRGKVVGIMGPSGCGKTTLLRLIAAELMPYKGEVWVNGVNLPELSRSDLFDMRKQMGVLFQSGALFTDLDVFENVAFPLRVHTKLPEEMIRDIVLMKLQAVGLRGAVDLRPDELSGGMKRRVALARAIALDPQILIYDEPFVGQDPIAMGVLVRLIRLLNDALGITSILVSHDLAETASIADYIYVVGDAQVLGHGTPEELMNSDNPRIRQFMKGSPDGPVPFHFPASDYRDDLLGGADA; encoded by the coding sequence ATGAGCGCCGAGACCCCATATGCAGTTGAGCTGAAGCAACTGAGCTTCAAGCGCGGTGAGCGGGATATTTTCAGGAATATTGATATCTGTATTCCCCGCGGCAAAGTGGTGGGCATCATGGGGCCGTCCGGATGCGGCAAAACGACGTTGCTGCGTCTGATTGCCGCAGAGTTGATGCCCTATAAGGGAGAGGTGTGGGTCAATGGTGTTAACCTGCCCGAGCTTTCCCGCAGTGATCTGTTTGACATGCGCAAGCAGATGGGCGTCCTTTTCCAGAGTGGGGCGCTGTTCACTGATCTGGACGTGTTTGAAAACGTTGCATTTCCTTTACGTGTCCACACGAAGCTGCCTGAGGAAATGATCCGAGATATCGTCTTGATGAAGTTGCAGGCTGTTGGCTTGCGTGGTGCCGTGGATTTGCGCCCGGATGAGCTGTCAGGCGGTATGAAGCGACGCGTTGCATTGGCACGTGCGATTGCTTTGGATCCTCAGATTCTGATCTATGACGAGCCTTTTGTGGGGCAAGATCCCATTGCAATGGGGGTTTTGGTGCGCCTCATTCGCCTGCTCAACGATGCGTTGGGTATCACCAGCATCTTGGTGTCCCATGATCTGGCGGAAACGGCGAGTATCGCCGACTACATCTATGTGGTCGGGGACGCACAGGTGCTTGGTCATGGAACTCCTGAAGAGCTGATGAATTCAGATAATCCACGTATCCGACAATTTATGAAGGGATCGCCGGATGGTCCGGTGCCGTTCCATTTTCCTGCTTCTGATTATCGTGACGATCTTCTGGGGGGCGCTGATGCGTAA